The nucleotide window GCGTCGTAGATTACTTGGTTGTCCCACAGCTCCAAAAGAAGAAGATCTCCGGGGCGGTCGACGTCCTCGTACCAGGCGTATTGCAGGCATCCAGGTTCTGCCCGAGTTTGGCTGATTTCTTCGCTCGTCATCGCGTACATTGCAGGGTTGTTTTCGCAGGCAGTTTCGATGACTATTCGCACCGGGGAGTTCCCCGGCCACATGATGCGGGAATCCTGGATTGCATCCCTCGGGGTCCAGACACCGTCAATCAACGCATAGGACGATTGGATATAGCAATCAATCGTTGCGTGGCGGAGCAGTTCATCTGCTGGGCCGTTGGGTGCTTCGGCAAGATAGGTTTCGAGCGCGGCCTCGTCTGGAAATAACAGAGTGAACGCGTAGATTTTTTCCTCGCCCTCAGCTAGGCTGCGGTAAACCGTAGCGTTGTAGTGCGCATATAACGCTGCTACCTTGCGGTGCAGTTCTAGATCAGACGCGGACTCTACTACCATTCGGATCATCGTCATGGCTCCCTAATATTCGATAACCCAGTCGGGTGAAGCGAATTCTTCAGCGGGGGCTTCTCGTCGGATTACACCTTCGATGAGATAGCCACCGAGATTGTCGAAAGTGTCGAAATATCCAAATTCAGCTGCACCACCGCGCAGAGGCGAACCCATGCATAGGCTCATACCTTCATCGCTCATGAGCTCGATGACCCTAGTCCACGCAGCTTCGGCTTCTGCCGGTGTCGAGTAGTCCTGGGTCGCTACCATCCAGGGAAAAATGTGGTGAATACCGGGCCCAAGGATGTCAAAGAATTCACGGTTGTAGTGCGAGGGGCCGTGGTTGCATTGGATTATTTCAAAGCCGAAATCGGCGCAGTGGCCTTGAGCAGTGAAATAGCCGTGGTCGACCTTTTCGCCCCGGTACATTGAATCGTCCAAACGCCCAAAGCCGGTTTCCCAGGTTTTGCACTCGAATCGCTCGATGCCGAAGATATCTCGGTAAAAGGGGAGGGTCTTGAGTACATCGTGAACGAGGACTCCGAAATGGTATATCCCTTGAGTAGGGAGGATGCCTTCAACAGCTTCGGGTCTTTCATCCATGTCGGTACTCATTTCGAGCAAGAATCCTCCGAGGTACTCCCTCGTGTCGTAGAAACTACGGCCCCCTCCCACGTAGCAGCGCTTGACATAGGAAGGCCGAGTGGGATCGGTGATTACCCGGAGGAAGCAAATTCCTTCCCTTTTGGTTCGCAGGTGTTCCATGAAAGGGGATTCGCCGGACAGTGGCTGCACCAGTTCGAAAGTGATGTTAGAGGTTGAGCCAATTGCGGAGGTCCAGGACGCTTTAATTCCTTTGCGACCATAGGACACTGCGTTGTTCTCTTCGATAGTTTCCACAGACCAGTCGGTGATTCCGTATACCTTGGTGTAGTGCTCCATTGCCGACTTGACGTCGTAGACGACCACCCCGATGCGTCCGAGTTTTACTTCACTCATGGTGTTACTCCTTAGTAGAAAAGAGATAGGTTTTTAATAAGGATCGTTGCCATGTCGAAACGGATTTCGCGTTCTAGCACGAGAAACCCAAGGGGTGCTGTCTCGTCTTTAACGATGATGTCGCGCCGTTCGTAGGTGATGTGATCCTGGTAGCGCTCTCCGCGGCTGCGGTAGACGAGGACGTTAGATCGAACATCGAAGTTCCCGTCTCCGCGTGCATCAACTCGGACGTTTGACACGAGGTGTCGGGATCGCGATGCTGGCTCCTCGGCCCATGCTTTTTGTGTTTGAAGTCGGAAGACTCGTTGGCGGAGGTATTCCCAGTTTTCCTCGAAGTACACCGACGTTCCTTTTTCATAGAACTCGTGTTTACGTTCGCGGTAGACGCGATTTTCTCGAACTGGAGCCCAGTAGTAGATGTCCGGATGCATGCATTCAAGCCAGGCGTCCCAATCCATGTTGTCGACTAGATCTGCTTCATCAAAAAGGAAGCGTGTCAGGGCGCGTTCAGTTTCGGCGTCGGCGTGTTTGCTTAATGACGCCGCGGTGGGTGTCTCGAGTATTGCTTGGGCTGTGGTTTCCTTCGAATCTGCGAAGTGCTCTCCAGGGGGTGGTGCCATGGTTTCGGGTCCATGTGACATGTCTGCGTGTCCTCCTATCTGGTGTCTGTAGGTCGTTTAGGCTTTTGCGTTTTCGGTGTCGATGTCGAGCTTGGCCATGGTGTTGTGGGTGGCTTTGTAGTCAGCGCCGTCAGGCATTACTGCCGTGAAGTCGGCTTGTTCCACTTCGACTTCTCCGTGGCGTATTTCTTTAAGTTGGGGCCAGTCGTAGCCCATCATCATGTCGCGGTAGAAGCCGTACATGTTGAGCGCTGCGTTATCGGAGTAGACGTGGGCTGTTGATCCGCCGGGGTATCCGTCATCATCTCGGGTGACGGGGACGCCGCGCATGTTGTAGGTGAATCCTGTTTTGCGAGATACTGCGCCTTTGAGAATGTGCTGCATTTCCTCCCAGTTTTCAGCATCATCTTGTTCAAACATTCCGGCTGGGGAGAAGGTGCGCATTACATCGAGTCGAATCGATTCCTTGACTTCCTCGGGTGCATCCTTCGGCACGAACGTCCAGGACCAAATCTCCATTTCGTGTGGCCCGCGCGGGTGTGTGACCCGGAATGTGTAGTTACCGAGAAGCATGAAGTTCGGAAAAACGTTCATATGGCCGCGAACCTCTCGGAATTCTCCTAGACGTTCCTCGATCTTGTCTCGGACGGTGTTCTCCCAGTCGATGAGAGCAGGGGCAGTGTTGGGAATTTCCTTTCCACGCTTGCCGAAGAATGCGCCACCGTGCCCGTAGGGGCTGAACCACTGGCGTCCGGTAGGAATCTTCTCTCGTCCGGTTTTTCGGTCGAAGGTGTCTGATCCGGAGGCCAAGGCTTCCACGGCGGAAACATGAGAGATCTCCGAGTGCTGCATGTCAGAAGTGGGCTGCTCCACGTTGAACTTCCAGTTTGCTGGAAGAACCCACTTGTGTACGGCAATAGCCTCCATGCCCCCTGCGTAGCGGTCGAGATAACCGTCGAGGTAGTACTTTGCATTTCCGAGATACTCTTCAAGAGGGGGAATATTTTCATCCCATGATCCGAAGATGAACCCGTTATAGTTTTCAATCCGCGGCACTTGGATAGCTGAAAGTTTCGTTTTGTCCATGCCTTGCGGGTACGCAGTGTCCTCGTGTGGAATGTCGAGAAGCGTGCCATCTAGTCCGTAAGCCCATCCGTGGAAGGAGCACATGAATCCTTTAGCGAGGCCCCGGTCGGCACGGCAGATTCGCATGCCACGGTGACGGCACTGATTCAGAAAGGCTTTTACGGAGCCATCTTTTTGTCGGCAGACAATCACGGGATCTTCACCGATGTAGGTCTGGATGTAGTTTCCTTTTTTCGGAAGCATTGAGTCATGGGCTAGGAAGACCCAAGTTTTTTGCCAGACCGTTTGGAGTTCCTGCTCGTAGATATCGGCGTCATGAAAAATTTTGCCGGAGACGTAGCCGCCCACCGGGTCTATCAGGTTTTCAATGCCGGTGACGTTAACGTCATGTTGCGCGTGAGTCACTGAAATCCTCCTTCAAAAGTGCGGTTGCGTAAATCACACACTATTGGGGGATATGGGGTGATGTCTCACCAGTGTTCCACTGTGAGGAACACTTCACTCGCGGGTCTGGCGAGAGAGCAGCGCCGCAGCGTGGCTTGTTTTACGCGCGATTATTCGATTGCTAAGCGTTAAACGAGGAAGGGGGCCGTTCGGTGAAGCCTAGTTAGGAGGCATCTGAATTGCAGTATTAACCGTTACTTTGACTGCGCTGCACCGCCAGTACTGCTTTAGATGCCGCAGCACTTACACGCTTGAGTGGGCCAATGAAATCAGATGATCGAAAAACACCGGAAGCGCCGGACACGGACAGAGCGGCTACCGGCACGTTATTTTGACCGAGAATCGGTGCAGCGACGCAGGAAAGCCCGAGAGTAATTTCCTGATTGTCGTAGGCGAAGCCTTCGGCACGGATACGCTGTAGCTCTTCCCAAAATTCGTTGGGGTCGGTGATGGTGTAGGGAGTCCATGGGTGCAGGCCGGACTCAACGACCGATTTTGCTCGGGGCTGGTCCCAGGCAAGCATCGCTTTTCCTACACCCGTGCAATATGCAGGGGCTCGTCCGCCGATCCTTGAAGGTGAAGAAATCCGGCGAGTAGTAAAGAGCTTGTTGATATAAGCAACCTGATTGCCATAGAGATATGCCAAGTGAACTGTGTGGCGAGTCTGCTCGAACAGTGCTGCTAGATAGGGTGTTAACAATTCCGAAAAGGTATTGTGATATTCATTCTCGGGGTTCGACACTAAGTCGTAGCAGAGGGTGCCCAAACGGTAGACATTTCCGCTTCGCTCCACAGCATCGTTTTCGACGAGCGCGGCCAGAATGCGGTGTGCGGTTGATTTCGATAAGTCTGCGCGGCGGGCAAGTTCGCTTACTCCGACTCCGCTCGCGTCTTCAGCTGAAAAACTGCGGAGCAGGCTGAAGGCTTTATCTATGGCGCTTCTTGTGTCAGTCACCTTGGTTCTCCTCACCCTCAACGACGCCTGCGAATTACGCTCAATTATAAGCGGTAGGTCTTCCCATAATCTGTGAAAATATCGGCGGAATCAGTGTCTCAAACGTGAGAACGGGACCGGGGGCAGGCGCAAGCTGTCATCTACGGTGCGTATTGAGTCTATGGGATACCGCAGGGCCGATATGAAAGTACCCCCGGGGGTAAAAATATGCCGATCCGTGCAGCGAAAATAGCAGCTCAGCGCTGGTTTAATGTTTTTAGCACGCTAAAACTGGCGGGGGGGGGGATCGCTGCTAGCCTTCCATAAAAGCTGGAGAAATCTCAGCGTATCGCCCCATTTGATCACGAGGTCGCTGCTCATCATACGCTGACCGCATGATGCCTGTGTCCACCATAGGCAGGGTGATGCTCCATCGTAAACAAAACCATGGAAGGTGTGCGGCCGAATGAGCCAAGAAAATCCCCCCACCCAACCCAATCCCGAACAGCAGGTCGTGTATGTCCAGGCACCGAAGGCTCCCTGGTATAAGCGCCCCGGCTGCCTCATCCCTCTCGTATTGGGCATCCTCCTTCTGCTAGGAATCGGTGGTTGCATGGCCGCCATCGGGAATTCTGTCTCGGACAGCGTTGCATCGTCGAGCAGCAGCTCCAGTAGTGCCGAGGCTGTCGCAGATGATTCCCCCGCTATCGCAATTAGCGCTGTGGATTATGTTGCAGCTTACGACACCAATGAGATCGCAGCCGACAAGGAATACAAGGGCAAGAAACTCGAAGTCACCGGCACAGTAGACAGCGTCAACGAAACCTTTGGCAGCTACCACCTCACCCTCGATGGGCCGAGCGACGGTATCGCAAGCGTTTCCTGCAGGCTCGAAGACTCTGAGCTGGACCGTGCAGGCTCTCTCACTCCTGGAGGAACTGCGACCGTCACCGGCATCGGTGATGGTTTCGACGGCTTCAATGCATTCGTAAAGAACTGCACAATTCAGTAGCTCAGCTTCTCGCAACAGAAGGCTTGCCCCGATTCCAAAGTGGTCTCGGGGCAAGCCTTCTTTAGCGTCATGCGCCTGTGATTCTTCGAGCTAAGTACAAAAAACCGGCAGATTTGGGTTTTGGGGGAGAGTGACCTGCGGAAATAGGGGAGGGGGAGGTAAATCTGCCGGTTTTTTGTACGGTTGGGCATCTGAGGATGGGGCGTGAGCGGGGTGCGTCT belongs to Corynebacterium argentoratense DSM 44202 and includes:
- a CDS encoding putative quinol monooxygenase, which encodes MTMIRMVVESASDLELHRKVAALYAHYNATVYRSLAEGEEKIYAFTLLFPDEAALETYLAEAPNGPADELLRHATIDCYIQSSYALIDGVWTPRDAIQDSRIMWPGNSPVRIVIETACENNPAMYAMTSEEISQTRAEPGCLQYAWYEDVDRPGDLLLLELWDNQVIYDAHWFGRMKTSDYRGDSGRKPSPRQRGEVSREFYRHQPFEYHYGRLLPADTAHYSHTVIWGAQ
- a CDS encoding VOC family protein, with product MSEVKLGRIGVVVYDVKSAMEHYTKVYGITDWSVETIEENNAVSYGRKGIKASWTSAIGSTSNITFELVQPLSGESPFMEHLRTKREGICFLRVITDPTRPSYVKRCYVGGGRSFYDTREYLGGFLLEMSTDMDERPEAVEGILPTQGIYHFGVLVHDVLKTLPFYRDIFGIERFECKTWETGFGRLDDSMYRGEKVDHGYFTAQGHCADFGFEIIQCNHGPSHYNREFFDILGPGIHHIFPWMVATQDYSTPAEAEAAWTRVIELMSDEGMSLCMGSPLRGGAAEFGYFDTFDNLGGYLIEGVIRREAPAEEFASPDWVIEY
- a CDS encoding aromatic-ring-hydroxylating dioxygenase subunit beta, coding for MSHGPETMAPPPGEHFADSKETTAQAILETPTAASLSKHADAETERALTRFLFDEADLVDNMDWDAWLECMHPDIYYWAPVRENRVYRERKHEFYEKGTSVYFEENWEYLRQRVFRLQTQKAWAEEPASRSRHLVSNVRVDARGDGNFDVRSNVLVYRSRGERYQDHITYERRDIIVKDETAPLGFLVLEREIRFDMATILIKNLSLFY
- a CDS encoding aromatic ring-hydroxylating oxygenase subunit alpha, which produces MTHAQHDVNVTGIENLIDPVGGYVSGKIFHDADIYEQELQTVWQKTWVFLAHDSMLPKKGNYIQTYIGEDPVIVCRQKDGSVKAFLNQCRHRGMRICRADRGLAKGFMCSFHGWAYGLDGTLLDIPHEDTAYPQGMDKTKLSAIQVPRIENYNGFIFGSWDENIPPLEEYLGNAKYYLDGYLDRYAGGMEAIAVHKWVLPANWKFNVEQPTSDMQHSEISHVSAVEALASGSDTFDRKTGREKIPTGRQWFSPYGHGGAFFGKRGKEIPNTAPALIDWENTVRDKIEERLGEFREVRGHMNVFPNFMLLGNYTFRVTHPRGPHEMEIWSWTFVPKDAPEEVKESIRLDVMRTFSPAGMFEQDDAENWEEMQHILKGAVSRKTGFTYNMRGVPVTRDDDGYPGGSTAHVYSDNAALNMYGFYRDMMMGYDWPQLKEIRHGEVEVEQADFTAVMPDGADYKATHNTMAKLDIDTENAKA
- a CDS encoding IclR family transcriptional regulator, coding for MTDTRSAIDKAFSLLRSFSAEDASGVGVSELARRADLSKSTAHRILAALVENDAVERSGNVYRLGTLCYDLVSNPENEYHNTFSELLTPYLAALFEQTRHTVHLAYLYGNQVAYINKLFTTRRISSPSRIGGRAPAYCTGVGKAMLAWDQPRAKSVVESGLHPWTPYTITDPNEFWEELQRIRAEGFAYDNQEITLGLSCVAAPILGQNNVPVAALSVSGASGVFRSSDFIGPLKRVSAAASKAVLAVQRSQSNG
- a CDS encoding OB-fold protein — its product is MSQENPPTQPNPEQQVVYVQAPKAPWYKRPGCLIPLVLGILLLLGIGGCMAAIGNSVSDSVASSSSSSSSAEAVADDSPAIAISAVDYVAAYDTNEIAADKEYKGKKLEVTGTVDSVNETFGSYHLTLDGPSDGIASVSCRLEDSELDRAGSLTPGGTATVTGIGDGFDGFNAFVKNCTIQ